The sequence AGAACAGCTGTAGCAAGAATCACATCGTAGCTTGATTCTTCCAAATCAACATGGCGGAAGTCGCTTTGGAAAGACCGTATCACACCTGAGTTGACCTTTCCAATCCGTTCACAAGCTTTGTCAAGCATTGGACGGGAGAGATCAACAAGATCACAATGAAAAGAACCGACATATTGCAGCAGCTTGAGCGTGCTGTTCCCCGCCCCGCAGCCAATATCCAGAACACGCTTGATATTTTTCGTAGATCTGAACGCAGAGAGCGAAATCAGTTCCATCAACAAAGGAGCATCAATTAACGATTTTTGCCCGGTGTCAAGATTCGAAAACCTTGCAACATCATTATCAAAATGATTCTTTATCTCCTCTACCGAGTATTTTTGTTCAAATGGCATGACCATAAATTTTCTTTCATGAGAACATTCACAAACAACTCCTCGACAGATATACTTCAATAATATCTTCACCCTAAGCGCAAGAAACAAGGAAATTCAACCCACAAGTAACCTTACACGCAAAAAGGCAACCCGAAAGCTGCCCTTGTCTAGTGATGATATGATAACGGACGAACACGTCTGAAAAAGTACTGAGTTTTCTCTTTTCAGTCATCCTCGGGCTTGACTCGTGAAATCCAAAACAACTATTTCACAGGTCTTACCCGGAGATCAATTGAGAATCCGGTTATTCATGGTGGAGTAAAGCTCTATTATGAGCTCTGTAACAGATTTGTTTTCGGGCTCTTGTGTCCTCTCAACAGC is a genomic window of Prosthecochloris marina containing:
- a CDS encoding class I SAM-dependent methyltransferase, whose product is MVMPFEQKYSVEEIKNHFDNDVARFSNLDTGQKSLIDAPLLMELISLSAFRSTKNIKRVLDIGCGAGNSTLKLLQYVGSFHCDLVDLSRPMLDKACERIGKVNSGVIRSFQSDFRHVDLEESSYDVILATAVLHHLRDDGDWEAAFRKIFQLTAPGGSVWITDLVSHETEPVQKLMWERYGYYLYAAGGEEYKDKVFANIEKEDTPRSVPYQLDLLRHVGFRRVELLYKNECFAAYGAIKTD